Part of the Sphingobacterium sp. LZ7M1 genome, CCGTCTTCCAGCATTTCTTTGGTCATTAACATACCGCCCAATTCTACGTCTGGCCATTGTGGCATCTGTTCGCCCAAATAATAACCAGCAGAAGCACCAGGGTAGTACATCGCCAGTTTCTCTGCTTCGGCACCATCAGAATGAAGGTGTGTGCTCAAAATGCCTTTCCCTTCTTCTTTGGTTGGTTGCAATACCACAGCACCTGCACCATCGCCAAAAATTACGGAAACTGCGCGACCACGGGTTGAGAAATCCAATGCGAAGGAGTGTTTTTCAGAACCGACTACCAGGATATTTTTGTACATACCTGTTTTGATGAACTGGTCGGCAATGGACAAGGCGTAGATAAACCCCGAACATTGGTTTCTAACATCTAATGCACCCACTTCTTTCATGCCCATTTCGCGCTGTAATAAAACGCCACAGCCCGGGAAATAGTAATCAGGGGAAAGGGTAGCAAAAATAACAAAGTCGATTTCTTCTGCAGTGGTATTTGCTCTTTCAATAGCAATTTTGGAAGCTTCTACGGCCATACTGGTTGTTGTTTCACCCACTCTATCGGCGAAACGACGTTCTTTAATCCCCGTACGCTCTTGAATCCATTCATCACTTGTGTCCATAAAACGGGTCAGGTCATTATTGGTATATACGTTCTTTGGGACATAGTATCCCAAGCCGGCTATTCTTGATTGAAACATAGGTCTAACTTTAATAAACAATTCAGCTAAATTACTGATTTATTTGAAAAATAAGCTATTTTTGCAGTATGAGCACTGAAGTTGAACAAGAAACATTTACCCTTGAAGAAATCCTTGCAGTTACCAAAGATTCCAACAAGTTGATTTTGTGGAATGATGATTTCAATACCTTTGACCATGTCATTCACTGTCTCATGCATTACCTCCAATATTCCGAAGCTGAAGCATCACGTATCGCCTGGACCGTACATACCAAAGGTAAGTGTACTATCCTGGAAGGTACCTATACCGAAGTCGAGGTCTACCGAAAGATCCTAAAAACTGAAGGATTAACCGTTTCGGTGGAATAAATACCCTCGTAATAATACAGTTACGAGCATTTAACTTTCTTAATTATTGCGCAACTTTGTGGCTGAAAACACTAAGAAAGATCCAAAATGCTATTGAAAAGATGCCTAAGCAGTTTATTTTTATTATTCCCTATTATTTTATTTGCCCAGAAAGTCGATATTCAAGGTCGAATTTTAGAACAAGATAGTATCAGGCCGGCAATCGGAGCCAGTGTAAGCTTGCTGTCGAATGTGAACAATGCATATATCCGTGGCCAACAAACTAGCGCCAATGGTTCTTTTTCTATCCCAGATGTTGACCCTGGAACCTATAACCTTCAAGTGACCTATATTGGTTTTGCTACCTATACTCGTAATAATTTTGTTGTTACAGCGGGTAAAGATATAGACTTGGGTGCTATTGTATTGGCTGAAGAAGGGGAGAAGATCTCTGAAGTGGTTGTTCAAGGTAGGGTTCCTGACCTTCAGATTGGCATTGACAAGAAGGTTTTTGATGTTTCCCAAAGTATGGTCAGTGTTGGCGGATCTGCGCAGGACCTGTTGGGCAATGTCCCTACGCTGCAGGTAGAGTCTGATGGGAGCATCAGTCTTCGTGGATCGAGTAGTGTACGATTCTTGGTCGATGGAAAAGAATCGGCTATGGCAGGATCGGATATCAATGCTTTTCTACAATCCTTGCCAGCAGATGCTATTGCCAAGGTTGAAATCATTACCAACCCCTCTGCAAAATATGATGCAGAAGGACAATCAGGTATCATCAATATTATCCTTAAGAAAAATGCCCGCTTAGGCCTGAATGGATCGGTAACAGCTTCGGGTGGTTCCTATGAAAATGCAAATGCTGGAGTGACCCTTAATTATAGAGATGGCAAGGTGAATTATTTTGGAAACTATAATTTCAGTCGCCGTAATAATTTAGGGAGTGGCTTTTCAGATAACATCGATTATATCAATGGGGGAATAACCAATGAAAGCCCTAGGACCCAAAGTATCGAAGAAAGCAATCGACTAGGGTACAACCATACGATCCGATTCGGTACAGATTATTATATGAACGATAAGACAACCTTGAGCTTGACCACCAACTTGAGCTTAAGGGATAATGAACGTGGGAATGATATCAACTATAATTATTGGAATGTTCCAGGATTGGGGACGACCAGTTTCCGTAATTCCTTGCAGAATGAAGATGATTTGGGAATTGATGCCCAAGTAGATTTTAAGCGTACATTAAAGCGTGAAGGGGAAGAGTTGACGGCCAATGTTTCCTTTGGTTATGATACAGAGGATGGTGTAAATGATTTCCATCAAACATTTGCAAACGGGAATGCGGATCTGAAGCGTGTGAACAATACCTCAGAGTCCGGTAAGAACTGGAACATGCAATTGGATTATGTTCTGCCATTAGGTGAGAACCATAAATTCGAGGCTGGATATCGCAGTATCTTAAGGTATTCCGATGAAAGTCAATATTCAGAAGAGCTTGATTCATTAACCCAGCAATTTCTTCCTGATTATCGGATTACGAACGATTTTGACATGACGAGCACCGTTCATGCGCTATATGCCAATTACCAAAAACAGATTACAGAGAAATTAGGAGCACAAGTTGGCTTAAGGGCTGAGCAAGCAAACCTGAATACCAATATCTATTCGCATGATTTAGATAACCCAAGCATTATTAAGAGTGACCAAGGTAAATTGGATTATTTCCGCCTATATCCAAGTGTTTTCTTAAGTTATGCTGTAGGAAAAGGACAGGGAGACAAAGTGCAGTTAAGTTATTCACGCCGTGTGCAGCGCCCAAGGGGATGGCAAGTGAACC contains:
- a CDS encoding ATP-dependent Clp protease adaptor ClpS, encoding MSTEVEQETFTLEEILAVTKDSNKLILWNDDFNTFDHVIHCLMHYLQYSEAEASRIAWTVHTKGKCTILEGTYTEVEVYRKILKTEGLTVSVE
- a CDS encoding TonB-dependent receptor, which translates into the protein MLLKRCLSSLFLLFPIILFAQKVDIQGRILEQDSIRPAIGASVSLLSNVNNAYIRGQQTSANGSFSIPDVDPGTYNLQVTYIGFATYTRNNFVVTAGKDIDLGAIVLAEEGEKISEVVVQGRVPDLQIGIDKKVFDVSQSMVSVGGSAQDLLGNVPTLQVESDGSISLRGSSSVRFLVDGKESAMAGSDINAFLQSLPADAIAKVEIITNPSAKYDAEGQSGIINIILKKNARLGLNGSVTASGGSYENANAGVTLNYRDGKVNYFGNYNFSRRNNLGSGFSDNIDYINGGITNESPRTQSIEESNRLGYNHTIRFGTDYYMNDKTTLSLTTNLSLRDNERGNDINYNYWNVPGLGTTSFRNSLQNEDDLGIDAQVDFKRTLKREGEELTANVSFGYDTEDGVNDFHQTFANGNADLKRVNNTSESGKNWNMQLDYVLPLGENHKFEAGYRSILRYSDESQYSEELDSLTQQFLPDYRITNDFDMTSTVHALYANYQKQITEKLGAQVGLRAEQANLNTNIYSHDLDNPSIIKSDQGKLDYFRLYPSVFLSYAVGKGQGDKVQLSYSRRVQRPRGWQVNPFIDVSDVQNYRQGNPNLLPEDIHSTELSFSKFYEKWNFISSVFYRRVNDQTQPVIYDESLIADIVGDRTNVTYMKWENASDLDAFGFELISKVNLTKWWDVTANANLSQITFHPKAGLGLEGRESFNWNGNLTTNLKITPTFSAQVRGDYRSGMKTMQGEMKPMRGVDVALKKDVLKNKGSLMLNVRDAFNTRKFQMHNYLPNREMQFSHRWMKRMITLSFTYRFGLQNFGRKDREQQGPDMDDMGGQQF
- a CDS encoding 3-oxoacyl-ACP synthase III family protein — its product is MFQSRIAGLGYYVPKNVYTNNDLTRFMDTSDEWIQERTGIKERRFADRVGETTTSMAVEASKIAIERANTTAEEIDFVIFATLSPDYYFPGCGVLLQREMGMKEVGALDVRNQCSGFIYALSIADQFIKTGMYKNILVVGSEKHSFALDFSTRGRAVSVIFGDGAGAVVLQPTKEEGKGILSTHLHSDGAEAEKLAMYYPGASAGYYLGEQMPQWPDVELGGMLMTKEMLEDGSAFPYMDGQAVFKKAVVKFPEVIGEALAKNNLKTADIDMLIPHQANLRISQFVQKTLGLSDDQVFNNIQKYGNTTAASVPIALCEAWEEGKIKDGDLVCLAAFGAGFTWGSALIRW